A genomic segment from Truepera sp. encodes:
- a CDS encoding M20/M25/M40 family metallo-hydrolase — protein sequence MNDPLVDLAAALIRAHSPSGREGPATRVLMDAFYDHGFDEARVDEVGNAIGVFRRGDGPTLMLCGHLDTVPLGAEERWPHPPLSGVVEGGRLWGRGACDMKGALASMVFAAADAAASGFRGTLIVSGVVQEEVGGLGARHLGATLDYDAVVLGEPSKLRLMLGHRGCTVVEVVFPGAIAHAAKASLGENALTHAGRYLVALEDLELPSDPVFGGSSATPTRLTSLPSDSSNVVPGEARLTVDYRSLPDESAAALVARLRSIAEDERISVSVAQDPQRGNGQASLRTAPAYLVDAGLPVVATARAAFTRALARHGRTLAEGVWWFCTDAPHLAQRGAPVVGFGPGEEELAHTNNESIEVADLHAARDAYREFATAYLTPLESVGVGRGGGALGLKGTA from the coding sequence GTGAACGACCCGTTGGTCGACCTTGCTGCAGCGCTGATCCGTGCCCACAGCCCATCGGGCCGAGAGGGGCCCGCCACCCGCGTCCTCATGGACGCCTTCTACGATCATGGCTTCGACGAGGCCCGAGTGGACGAGGTCGGGAACGCCATCGGCGTGTTCAGGCGAGGTGACGGCCCGACGCTGATGCTCTGCGGGCATCTCGACACGGTGCCGCTCGGCGCCGAGGAACGCTGGCCCCACCCGCCCCTGAGCGGCGTGGTCGAGGGTGGGCGGTTGTGGGGCCGTGGTGCCTGCGACATGAAAGGCGCCCTCGCGAGCATGGTCTTCGCGGCGGCCGACGCGGCGGCGTCCGGCTTCCGCGGCACCCTGATCGTCAGCGGCGTGGTGCAAGAGGAGGTTGGCGGGCTCGGAGCGCGGCACCTGGGCGCCACCCTCGACTACGACGCCGTCGTCCTGGGCGAGCCGTCGAAACTCAGGCTCATGCTCGGGCACCGCGGCTGCACCGTGGTCGAGGTCGTCTTCCCGGGCGCCATCGCGCACGCAGCCAAGGCGTCACTCGGGGAGAACGCACTGACTCATGCCGGGCGCTACCTGGTGGCGCTAGAGGACCTCGAGCTCCCGAGCGACCCGGTCTTCGGCGGCTCGAGCGCAACGCCAACCCGCCTCACGAGCTTGCCATCCGATTCCTCGAACGTGGTTCCGGGTGAAGCGCGGCTGACGGTCGACTACCGTTCGCTGCCCGACGAGAGCGCTGCGGCGCTGGTGGCGCGGTTGAGAAGCATTGCCGAGGACGAACGCATCTCGGTGAGCGTAGCCCAGGACCCCCAGCGTGGGAACGGTCAAGCCTCTCTGCGCACGGCGCCCGCCTACCTGGTGGACGCCGGCCTGCCCGTGGTCGCTACGGCGCGAGCGGCGTTCACACGCGCCCTCGCCCGCCACGGGCGCACGCTCGCGGAGGGCGTCTGGTGGTTCTGCACCGACGCGCCCCACCTGGCGCAGCGCGGAGCCCCGGTCGTGGGGTTCGGCCCGGGCGAGGAGGAGCTGGCCCACACCAACAACGAGAGCATCGAGGTAGCCGACCTGCACGCGGCGCGTGACGCCTACCGCGAGTTCGCGACCGCCTACTTGACCCCGCTCGAGAGCGTTGGCGTCGGCCGCGGGGGCGGGGCCCTAGGGCTGAAAGGAACAGCATGA
- a CDS encoding helix-turn-helix transcriptional regulator codes for MIRTEAEYTRAKERLGGDKDYLEQLRTALGQANLSEDEIIRAMQPALSFHAQLVEEVEAYERMRRGQFDSLSNLSGIGRWLIGLRIYRGWTQKQLADFLQVSEAQVSKDERNEYHNVSTEKAQRILQALGANFSMRIEEVTRDQREVTSVR; via the coding sequence ATGATCAGGACGGAAGCTGAATACACGCGCGCCAAAGAACGCCTAGGAGGCGACAAGGACTACCTTGAGCAACTCAGAACCGCATTGGGACAGGCGAACTTGAGCGAAGACGAAATCATTCGCGCTATGCAACCGGCGCTCTCTTTTCACGCGCAGCTCGTCGAAGAGGTCGAAGCGTACGAGCGCATGCGGCGCGGCCAATTCGATTCGCTCAGCAACCTGAGTGGAATCGGCCGTTGGTTGATCGGTTTACGCATCTACCGGGGGTGGACGCAAAAGCAACTCGCTGACTTCTTGCAAGTGAGCGAAGCGCAAGTCTCGAAGGACGAGCGCAACGAATACCACAATGTCAGCACCGAAAAAGCGCAGCGCATCCTCCAAGCCCTTGGCGCCAACTTCAGCATGCGAATCGAGGAGGTGACGCGCGATCAGCGCGAAGTAACCAGCGTGCGATAA
- a CDS encoding MGMT family protein has translation MAADFREAVLRVVRAVPTGKVTTYGEVALLAGKPNNARQVGTVLYGLRDADGDVPWQRVINASGGISTYKVGSGELQVALLRSEGVEVVNDRVDLKRYRWLGEVPGLK, from the coding sequence ATGGCCGCCGACTTCCGTGAAGCCGTCCTACGGGTGGTCCGCGCCGTGCCCACGGGCAAGGTGACTACCTACGGCGAGGTGGCGCTGCTGGCTGGGAAGCCCAACAACGCCAGGCAGGTCGGGACGGTGCTCTACGGGCTGCGTGACGCCGATGGCGACGTGCCGTGGCAACGCGTCATCAACGCTTCCGGCGGCATCTCTACTTACAAGGTGGGCAGCGGCGAGTTGCAAGTGGCGCTGCTGCGCTCGGAGGGCGTGGAAGTGGTAAACGACCGCGTCGACCTCAAGCGCTATCGCTGGTTGGGCGAGGTGCCCGGCCTCAAGTAG
- the miaB gene encoding tRNA (N6-isopentenyl adenosine(37)-C2)-methylthiotransferase MiaB encodes MITFGCQMNEYDTHTIQSELVAGGHELVTHPADADLLLLNTCAVRGKPVEKVVSVLGDLRRQRSEGRDVTVGLMGCLAQLEEGREIATKFGVDLLVGPGAITDLLAALEEHVSMRGGEREMVQRLGFEPELHDLLPPPPTGLAGFLTIMRGCNHHCTYCIVPDTRGPEVSRSLTSVLAEAKAMRAAGVEEVTLLGQNVNSYGLDDPAKPSFPELLRLVADVGFPRVKFVTSHPMNFTSDLIDVIAGHPNVCNYIHLPMQSGSDRVLRRMAREYRIERYLDIVREIRAKVANVVISTDVIVGFPGETEDDFDATLQACEVASFEQAYMFLYSPRPGTPSYKHFTDMPREVKVERLQRLIERQKARSLQANEALVGTRLRVLVKDLGRDSRYAVGHSDQNHTVLVPAESVTSMGLAEVAVTSATPHALYGEVVGARSQGIELVMAS; translated from the coding sequence GTGATCACCTTCGGGTGCCAGATGAACGAGTACGACACGCACACCATCCAGTCGGAGCTGGTGGCCGGCGGGCACGAGTTGGTGACGCACCCCGCCGACGCCGACCTGCTGCTTCTCAACACTTGCGCGGTGCGCGGCAAGCCGGTGGAGAAGGTGGTGAGCGTCCTAGGCGACCTGCGCCGGCAACGCTCGGAGGGCCGAGACGTGACGGTGGGGCTCATGGGCTGCCTCGCCCAGCTCGAGGAGGGCCGCGAGATAGCCACCAAGTTCGGCGTCGACCTCCTGGTGGGTCCGGGGGCCATCACCGACCTGCTCGCCGCACTCGAAGAGCACGTTTCGATGCGCGGCGGCGAGAGGGAGATGGTGCAGCGCCTCGGCTTCGAACCGGAACTCCACGACCTGCTCCCGCCCCCACCCACCGGCCTGGCCGGGTTCTTGACCATCATGCGTGGCTGCAACCACCACTGCACCTACTGCATCGTGCCCGACACGCGCGGGCCCGAGGTCTCACGCTCGCTGACGAGCGTCCTGGCCGAGGCGAAGGCCATGCGCGCCGCCGGCGTGGAGGAGGTGACGCTCCTCGGCCAGAACGTCAACTCCTACGGCCTGGACGACCCGGCGAAGCCCAGCTTCCCCGAGCTGTTGCGCCTGGTGGCCGACGTCGGCTTCCCGCGGGTCAAGTTCGTTACCAGCCACCCGATGAACTTCACCAGCGACCTGATCGACGTGATAGCGGGGCACCCGAACGTCTGCAACTACATCCACTTGCCCATGCAGTCGGGCTCTGACCGCGTGCTCAGGCGCATGGCGCGCGAGTACCGGATCGAGCGTTACCTCGACATCGTCAGGGAGATCCGCGCCAAGGTGGCCAACGTCGTCATCTCGACCGACGTCATCGTCGGCTTCCCGGGTGAAACCGAGGACGATTTCGACGCCACGCTGCAGGCCTGCGAGGTGGCGAGCTTCGAGCAGGCGTACATGTTCCTCTACTCCCCCAGGCCGGGCACCCCCAGCTACAAGCACTTCACCGACATGCCGCGCGAGGTGAAGGTCGAGCGCCTCCAGCGGCTCATCGAGCGGCAGAAGGCCCGGAGCCTGCAGGCCAACGAGGCCCTGGTGGGCACGAGGCTACGAGTGCTGGTCAAGGACCTGGGCCGCGACTCGCGCTACGCCGTGGGGCACTCCGATCAGAACCACACGGTGCTGGTGCCGGCCGAGAGCGTCACGAGCATGGGGCTGGCGGAGGTAGCGGTGACGAGCGCCACCCCGCACGCCCTCTATGGCGAGGTCGTGGGTGCGAGGTCACAGGGCATAGAACTCGTGATGGCCTCGTGA
- a CDS encoding NUDIX domain-containing protein, with product MSAGTGAESPSALTRDLAVSVFVVWRDRVLLHKHRKLGLWLPPGGHVERNEVPDDAAVREVLEETGVAVRLIGRPPIDAPGPRQLTRPRGVQLEDIGPGHQHVDLVYLARPTEPYDGLLRTGEEGLGWYDLTGATALGLTAEMSAWVSLALSEVD from the coding sequence TTGAGTGCCGGTACCGGGGCTGAAAGCCCATCCGCCCTGACCCGCGACCTGGCGGTGAGCGTCTTCGTCGTCTGGCGCGATCGTGTGCTGCTACACAAGCACCGGAAGCTCGGGCTGTGGTTGCCGCCCGGCGGGCACGTCGAACGCAACGAGGTGCCCGACGACGCTGCCGTGCGCGAGGTGCTGGAGGAGACGGGCGTAGCCGTCAGGCTCATCGGACGACCGCCAATAGACGCGCCCGGCCCACGGCAGCTCACGCGCCCACGCGGGGTTCAACTCGAGGACATCGGCCCGGGGCACCAGCACGTGGACCTCGTCTACCTGGCGCGGCCAACGGAACCCTACGATGGCCTGCTCCGGACGGGCGAGGAGGGGCTGGGTTGGTACGACCTGACCGGCGCCACGGCGCTCGGCCTCACGGCTGAGATGAGCGCCTGGGTGAGCCTCGCGCTGAGCGAAGTTGACTGA
- a CDS encoding IclR family transcriptional regulator → MSATPHGSDGRYNIRVLDRAFRMLELLAEGTELTLTEISQAIGLNTSTTFRMVASLEFHRYLSRNEESGKYTLGLACLELAKSFQAANALSRLAAPDLEALRDDVRETVHLAVLDGSDVVYLQKLPGLHAIGFMESSVGGRLPAYCTGLGKALLAYADPDYVRGLVERGHGALERFTPNTITDVDELMDQLMTIRERGFAFDSGEHEPDVRCVAVPVFGRNGGIQAAISVTGPANRMEPLEENWAVIHAALATAAKVSMKLGFVSSNPQRTASGAPEEVRP, encoded by the coding sequence ATGAGCGCCACGCCTCACGGATCCGACGGTCGCTATAACATCCGCGTCCTGGACAGGGCGTTCCGCATGCTCGAGCTGCTTGCCGAGGGCACCGAGCTCACCCTCACCGAGATCAGCCAGGCGATCGGCCTCAATACGAGCACAACGTTCCGAATGGTCGCGTCGCTGGAGTTTCACCGCTACTTGTCGCGTAACGAGGAGAGCGGCAAGTACACGCTTGGCCTCGCCTGCCTTGAGTTAGCGAAGTCGTTCCAGGCGGCAAACGCCCTCTCTCGGCTAGCCGCGCCTGACCTCGAAGCCCTGCGCGACGACGTACGCGAGACCGTACATCTGGCCGTGCTCGACGGATCGGATGTGGTGTATCTGCAGAAACTGCCGGGCCTCCACGCAATCGGGTTCATGGAGTCTAGCGTCGGCGGGCGCCTCCCCGCTTACTGCACTGGGCTCGGCAAGGCGCTCCTTGCTTATGCCGACCCGGATTACGTGCGTGGCCTAGTCGAGAGAGGGCATGGCGCCCTCGAGCGCTTCACTCCGAACACCATTACCGACGTCGATGAGCTCATGGACCAACTGATGACCATCCGCGAGCGGGGGTTTGCATTTGACTCGGGGGAGCACGAGCCCGACGTCCGCTGCGTCGCTGTTCCCGTCTTTGGCAGGAACGGTGGAATTCAGGCTGCGATCAGCGTAACTGGACCCGCCAACCGAATGGAACCACTCGAAGAGAACTGGGCCGTGATTCACGCGGCACTAGCCACCGCAGCCAAGGTCTCAATGAAGTTGGGTTTCGTTTCGAGCAACCCCCAACGCACCGCCAGTGGAGCGCCGGAGGAGGTGCGCCCGTGA
- a CDS encoding Xaa-Pro peptidase family protein yields the protein MTDPFTRIRRLQASMRHHGLDAIVCRLPENVVFLSEHWPIHGVSIAVLEQEGRAHLLIPEIETAYANPDWADVEVFGWSLVKDRDLYEEVRERLSRIRDERGLSSACIGVEQSFEVVGSSYRAAEPIVPAAPWNAALTEVFPSATLVDCRPAVIDARKVKSTYELAKLRNANRIAEIGMQRFLAELEPGMTEIELGAMIEHAIRAEGPGHDGARLVRASAEVSAGPHNSARAVLLVPSTAYRIREGDLVMVELGVVVDGYWADLTYMAIAGREPSAEQRGLHNTVLRAQQEAADQMRPGRPWSAPDEAARRVFKDAGLLDHFPHITGHGIGFRYHESEPLLAPGADQPLEEGMVSSVEPGVYRFGSGGIRIEDIVAVGAQGPEFLSTPREPW from the coding sequence GTGACCGACCCCTTCACACGGATCCGCCGGCTCCAGGCGAGCATGCGTCACCACGGTCTGGACGCGATAGTCTGCCGCCTGCCCGAGAACGTCGTCTTCCTCAGCGAGCATTGGCCGATTCACGGAGTGTCCATCGCGGTGCTCGAGCAGGAGGGACGCGCGCACCTGCTGATCCCGGAGATCGAGACTGCCTATGCGAACCCCGACTGGGCCGACGTCGAGGTGTTCGGCTGGTCGCTCGTGAAGGACCGTGACTTGTACGAGGAGGTACGCGAGCGCCTGTCGCGCATCCGTGACGAGCGTGGCCTCTCCTCCGCTTGCATAGGAGTCGAGCAATCTTTTGAGGTGGTGGGGTCCAGCTACCGCGCTGCTGAGCCTATCGTGCCGGCCGCGCCGTGGAACGCTGCGTTGACCGAGGTCTTTCCCTCCGCCACACTCGTGGACTGCAGGCCTGCCGTTATCGACGCTCGCAAGGTCAAAAGTACGTACGAACTCGCCAAGCTGCGCAACGCCAACCGCATTGCCGAGATCGGCATGCAGCGATTCCTAGCTGAGCTGGAGCCGGGAATGACCGAAATCGAGCTCGGCGCCATGATTGAACACGCGATCCGCGCCGAAGGACCCGGCCACGACGGCGCGCGTCTGGTACGCGCGTCAGCCGAGGTATCCGCTGGGCCCCACAACTCCGCCAGAGCAGTCCTGCTCGTGCCCTCAACGGCGTATCGGATTCGGGAGGGGGACCTCGTCATGGTTGAACTCGGTGTTGTCGTCGATGGCTACTGGGCCGACCTGACTTACATGGCGATTGCCGGACGGGAGCCGAGCGCCGAACAACGAGGACTCCACAACACCGTGCTCCGGGCACAGCAGGAAGCTGCCGACCAGATGCGACCGGGCCGCCCATGGTCGGCGCCTGACGAGGCGGCTCGCCGCGTCTTCAAGGACGCTGGTCTGCTCGACCACTTTCCACACATTACCGGGCACGGGATTGGCTTTCGCTACCACGAGTCCGAGCCGCTTCTGGCCCCCGGCGCAGACCAACCACTCGAGGAAGGCATGGTCAGCAGCGTAGAGCCCGGCGTTTACCGTTTCGGCTCCGGCGGGATCCGGATCGAAGACATCGTGGCGGTCGGCGCCCAAGGACCGGAATTCCTGTCTACGCCGCGGGAGCCCTGGTGA
- a CDS encoding sugar kinase produces MTTPTNPVTPQIVALGEVMIRDTPRDLQRLESTREVFVSPSGSEYTVALLARRLGVPSAYVTRLPDNPYGWMIRDIARAHDVDVSGFVWAPAWEPIGRYLYELGREPRPSYGWYQRAGSAAARLGPGEVAWKELLSSARILHTSGITFGLASHAGLANNPLLAAFEEAVSARPEGCAVGLDFNYRSTLWSKEECRGVLEGVLVDHTDILMTSPYDMAQHFAIGFATKAPEDVLEQGLTAPEDDELHDFCLRVLERFDLDTVAVTLRQPRSFTEHLWESCAMRADGSFARSKTPRPIRVLDRLGGGDAWTAGFYASLLQGDGGEGALESAIAFADASTRLAQTLMFDLAVLRAEDVRALLDADEAGYAQGTIR; encoded by the coding sequence GTGACGACGCCCACGAACCCGGTGACGCCGCAGATCGTCGCGCTGGGCGAGGTCATGATCCGTGACACACCGCGCGACCTGCAGCGGCTCGAAAGCACCCGCGAGGTCTTCGTGTCCCCGTCGGGGAGCGAGTACACCGTCGCGCTGCTCGCCCGACGCCTGGGTGTCCCCAGTGCCTATGTCACCCGCCTACCGGACAACCCGTACGGCTGGATGATTCGCGACATCGCCCGGGCTCACGATGTCGACGTCTCGGGCTTCGTCTGGGCGCCGGCCTGGGAGCCGATCGGCCGCTACCTCTACGAGCTCGGTCGCGAGCCCCGCCCAAGTTACGGCTGGTACCAGCGTGCCGGCTCGGCCGCTGCGCGGCTCGGGCCGGGCGAGGTCGCCTGGAAGGAATTACTGTCGAGCGCGCGAATCCTGCACACCTCTGGGATTACGTTCGGCCTTGCGTCGCACGCCGGACTGGCCAATAATCCGCTTCTCGCTGCGTTCGAGGAGGCCGTTTCGGCACGCCCAGAGGGGTGCGCGGTCGGACTCGACTTCAATTATAGATCGACGCTGTGGAGTAAGGAGGAGTGCCGCGGCGTCCTTGAGGGTGTGCTTGTGGACCACACGGACATCCTGATGACGTCCCCATATGACATGGCGCAGCACTTTGCCATCGGTTTTGCCACCAAGGCGCCCGAAGACGTGCTTGAACAAGGGCTCACAGCGCCGGAGGACGACGAGTTACACGACTTCTGCTTGCGCGTCCTAGAGCGTTTCGACTTGGACACCGTCGCGGTTACGCTCCGGCAACCCCGGTCTTTCACCGAGCACCTGTGGGAGTCTTGCGCCATGCGTGCGGACGGCAGCTTTGCCCGCTCGAAGACGCCTCGACCGATCCGAGTGTTGGACCGGCTGGGGGGTGGCGACGCGTGGACAGCTGGCTTCTACGCGAGCCTTCTGCAGGGTGACGGTGGTGAGGGTGCGCTCGAAAGCGCAATCGCTTTCGCTGATGCCTCGACGCGTCTCGCTCAGACACTAATGTTCGATCTGGCCGTGCTGCGAGCGGAAGACGTCCGCGCACTCCTCGACGCCGACGAGGCCGGCTATGCGCAGGGCACCATCCGTTGA
- a CDS encoding sugar ABC transporter substrate-binding protein, with amino-acid sequence MKRISLVLNVMLILGFVMAQSYMPPGNALPPVPLAEGAQATCQGLAPGDSIRIAYMPPATEFNYYMDIGKGIKALAAERGVDTFMLAPQSGSDIAGQMGMIQDAITQGVDAIILSTHDENAAAPLVQRAVEQGIAIIIVNSDIADFPTPVHGVVGYSQRGGTFEEGQYLIGLVDGKAKVGVLEGLPGYHSTERIGGFLDAFAEQPGMEIVTSLPTEWNVETGNKAMMDLLQAHPEVTMVVTANDYIALGAAAAAQALGRSDVIIAGNDGDPAGLEAIAQGRITSTVNTQPVEMGKVALQVAIDCLNGVYPGGWTETPSVIVDKSNVSEYLGQ; translated from the coding sequence ATGAAGAGAATTTCACTCGTACTCAACGTCATGCTCATCCTGGGCTTCGTCATGGCCCAGTCGTACATGCCCCCCGGTAATGCACTCCCACCGGTGCCCCTGGCCGAAGGTGCCCAGGCCACATGCCAAGGCCTGGCTCCAGGAGACAGCATCCGTATCGCCTACATGCCCCCGGCCACCGAGTTCAATTACTACATGGACATCGGGAAGGGCATCAAGGCGCTGGCGGCGGAGCGCGGCGTCGATACCTTCATGTTGGCGCCGCAGAGCGGCTCTGATATCGCCGGGCAGATGGGGATGATTCAAGACGCTATTACGCAGGGCGTTGACGCGATCATTCTCTCCACGCACGACGAGAACGCCGCCGCCCCTCTCGTGCAGCGCGCCGTCGAACAAGGCATCGCAATCATTATCGTGAACTCCGACATCGCCGACTTCCCAACCCCTGTGCACGGCGTCGTCGGCTACTCACAACGCGGCGGAACTTTCGAAGAGGGCCAGTACCTGATAGGCCTTGTCGACGGCAAGGCGAAGGTCGGCGTGCTCGAAGGCCTGCCCGGCTACCACTCTACTGAGCGTATCGGTGGCTTCCTCGATGCGTTCGCCGAACAGCCCGGCATGGAGATCGTCACGTCACTGCCTACCGAGTGGAACGTCGAGACCGGCAACAAAGCGATGATGGACCTCCTGCAGGCACACCCTGAAGTCACGATGGTCGTGACGGCTAACGACTACATCGCGCTCGGAGCCGCTGCGGCCGCTCAGGCGCTCGGCCGCAGCGATGTGATCATCGCGGGCAACGACGGTGACCCAGCAGGCCTAGAGGCCATCGCACAGGGCCGCATCACATCGACCGTCAACACCCAACCGGTTGAGATGGGCAAGGTCGCGCTACAGGTTGCCATAGACTGCCTCAACGGCGTGTACCCCGGCGGCTGGACCGAAACGCCTTCAGTGATTGTCGACAAGTCGAACGTCAGCGAATACCTTGGACAGTAG
- a CDS encoding sugar ABC transporter ATP-binding protein, producing MTESGAYPPLWRLDGVSKRFYSVRALTGIDVVFPRGEVHALVGENGSGKSTLVKCLAGVHRLDEGALYHDGSHVTLGHPLDARAHGVATIFQEFSLVPTLSVAENVFLGRQPVMHGPWVDWDRMREETSRALGELGSTTDPDTIVGHLSVADQQLVEIAKAISLNSTLLILDEPTAALGYQETERLLGLVRDLARQGKAILYISHRLDEVFRVADRITVLKDGRLVATKPIQDVDMNSVVHMMVGRDIEQHYPKQSSKTNRVRLAIRALTTERGVDGVSFDVCAGEVFGLGGMVGAGRTEIARALFGLDRVASGSIELDGTPVSIGNPDEAIAAGIGLVPENRKADGLFFNFDGPRNITTSKWSRIMRGLVFDLAREREVGRSYVDSLKITPTAMSTSVRFLSGGNQQKVVIARWLYSEAKVLILDEPTQGIDVGAKLDVYGVINDLAAQGVAIILISSDYPELLAMSDRIAVIRNGTVVTILPADEMTEHRLIAIASGAEVPPEPPHPANRRATA from the coding sequence ATGACGGAATCTGGAGCCTACCCCCCCCTGTGGCGCCTGGACGGAGTCAGCAAGCGGTTCTATTCGGTGCGCGCTCTTACCGGCATCGACGTGGTGTTCCCTAGGGGTGAGGTGCACGCCCTCGTCGGTGAAAACGGCAGCGGCAAATCCACGCTCGTCAAGTGCCTGGCCGGCGTCCATCGGCTGGACGAGGGCGCCCTCTATCACGACGGATCCCACGTGACCCTTGGCCACCCGCTTGACGCCCGGGCCCACGGGGTGGCGACCATTTTCCAAGAGTTCTCGCTCGTGCCGACCCTCAGCGTGGCCGAGAACGTATTCTTGGGCCGGCAACCGGTAATGCACGGCCCGTGGGTTGACTGGGACCGCATGCGCGAAGAGACGAGCCGCGCGCTAGGCGAGCTAGGCTCCACCACCGATCCAGACACGATTGTCGGACATCTCTCTGTGGCTGATCAGCAACTCGTCGAGATTGCAAAAGCCATCTCCCTAAACTCCACTCTCCTGATCCTCGATGAGCCCACCGCCGCCTTGGGATATCAGGAGACGGAACGGCTTCTCGGGCTCGTCCGCGATTTGGCGCGCCAAGGTAAGGCGATCCTTTACATTTCGCACCGGCTCGACGAGGTTTTCCGTGTAGCGGACCGCATCACCGTCCTCAAGGACGGTAGGTTGGTGGCCACCAAGCCGATTCAGGACGTCGACATGAACTCCGTCGTACACATGATGGTCGGCCGCGACATCGAGCAACATTATCCGAAGCAGTCCTCTAAGACCAACCGCGTCCGCCTGGCCATCCGTGCCCTGACGACTGAGCGGGGTGTGGACGGGGTGAGTTTCGATGTGTGCGCGGGTGAGGTATTCGGGTTGGGCGGCATGGTGGGCGCAGGTCGCACCGAGATCGCCCGCGCCCTCTTCGGACTCGACCGCGTCGCATCGGGCAGCATTGAACTCGACGGTACACCGGTTTCCATCGGCAATCCCGACGAGGCGATCGCGGCCGGAATCGGGCTGGTTCCCGAGAACCGCAAAGCTGATGGACTCTTCTTCAACTTCGACGGGCCCCGCAACATCACGACGTCCAAGTGGTCGCGCATCATGCGCGGGTTGGTCTTCGACCTGGCGCGCGAGCGAGAGGTCGGGCGAAGCTACGTCGACTCGCTCAAGATCACTCCCACCGCCATGAGCACCTCCGTGCGCTTCCTCTCCGGAGGAAACCAGCAGAAGGTGGTAATCGCCCGCTGGCTCTATTCCGAGGCAAAGGTGCTGATCCTTGACGAGCCCACCCAGGGCATCGACGTCGGGGCCAAGCTCGACGTTTACGGCGTGATCAACGACCTTGCCGCGCAGGGCGTGGCTATAATCCTAATCAGCTCGGATTACCCCGAACTCCTCGCGATGAGCGACCGGATTGCCGTCATCCGTAATGGCACCGTGGTGACCATCTTGCCTGCCGACGAGATGACCGAGCACCGTCTCATCGCTATCGCCTCGGGCGCCGAAGTACCTCCCGAGCCGCCCCACCCCGCCAACCGAAGGGCCACCGCATGA
- a CDS encoding ABC transporter permease — MRQRLLSSNVIGPFAALILVVIVVSLTTDRFLLPQNLSNVTLQVSSVAFAAIGATLVILAGGIDLSPGAVLALSSCTLAILVKTLGWPIEVAIPVTLMLGALLGLINGLLSTYLRIPSFVATLATLTIYRGLAFLITGGTPIFSISPKLRPLFYWSFLGIPLPVYYVVVAFGLTALFLRYTVPGRAIYAVGGNESAARFTGIKVNRTRMLTFVIAGLTAAAAGVLTTARLDSGSPNYGVGLELQAIAAAVIGGASLAGGYGSIIATLFGALIVAVVQNGLNLNAVQASWQQITLGTIIVLAVGLDMWRKDLGAALRRLFRRPGQKGST; from the coding sequence ATGAGGCAGCGGCTGCTTAGCTCCAACGTGATTGGTCCCTTCGCAGCGCTAATTCTTGTCGTGATCGTGGTGAGCCTGACGACGGACCGGTTCTTATTACCGCAGAACCTGTCGAACGTCACTCTCCAAGTTAGCAGCGTGGCCTTCGCAGCAATCGGAGCAACGCTGGTAATCCTCGCCGGTGGCATCGACTTGAGCCCCGGGGCCGTACTCGCGCTCTCTAGCTGCACGTTGGCGATTCTGGTCAAGACATTGGGCTGGCCGATCGAGGTGGCGATTCCCGTCACGCTCATGCTGGGTGCGTTGCTAGGGCTGATTAATGGCCTGCTGAGCACTTACCTCCGCATCCCATCCTTTGTGGCGACCCTCGCGACTCTCACGATCTATCGCGGCCTGGCCTTCTTGATCACCGGCGGAACTCCCATCTTTTCTATCTCGCCCAAGCTGCGCCCCCTCTTCTACTGGTCGTTTCTGGGCATCCCGCTGCCCGTTTACTACGTGGTCGTGGCGTTCGGCCTCACCGCTCTATTCCTTCGGTACACCGTGCCTGGCCGCGCCATTTACGCTGTGGGCGGCAATGAATCGGCCGCCCGCTTCACTGGAATCAAGGTGAACCGGACGCGCATGCTCACCTTTGTGATTGCCGGCCTGACGGCGGCCGCGGCGGGCGTCCTTACCACCGCGCGCCTGGACTCCGGGTCGCCAAACTACGGCGTCGGCCTGGAGTTGCAGGCGATCGCTGCTGCAGTAATCGGTGGCGCAAGCCTGGCCGGGGGCTACGGCAGCATCATCGCCACGCTCTTTGGGGCCCTGATCGTCGCCGTGGTCCAAAACGGCCTAAACCTCAACGCTGTCCAGGCATCCTGGCAGCAGATTACGCTCGGCACGATCATCGTTCTTGCGGTCGGCCTGGACATGTGGCGCAAGGATCTCGGTGCAGCGCTCCGCCGGCTGTTTCGCCGGCCCGGGCAGAAAGGATCAACATGA